The Fragaria vesca subsp. vesca linkage group LG2, FraVesHawaii_1.0, whole genome shotgun sequence genome includes a window with the following:
- the LOC101310176 gene encoding prolyl 4-hydroxylase subunit alpha-1-like, producing MKLKPKSPKPKLGLLTILLLCFLCFIAGLFTSTVLSQLSAPQLLSGPRSSSRMLESDKDGDHGPMLPGETGESFIGSIPFQVLSWKPRAVYFPGFATAEQCESVIRAAKAKLRPSTLALRKGETVESTKGTRTSSGTFISASEDETGVLDIIEQKIARATMFPRDHGEAFNILRYEIGQKYDSHYDAFNPDEYGQQQSQRFASFLLYLSDVEEGGETMFPFENGSNMDIRYDYKKCIGLKVKPRQGDGLLFYSVLPNGTIDQTSLHGSCPVIRGEKWVATKWIRNQEED from the exons ATGAAACTCAAACCCAAAAGCCCCAAACCAAAGCTGGGGCTCCTCACCATCCTCCTCCTCTGTTTCCTCTGCTTCATTGCCGGCCTCTTCACCTCCACCGTCCTCTCTCAGCTCTCCGCTCCTCAGTTACTCTCCGGCCCACGCTCCTCTTCTAGAATGCTCGAATCCGACAAGGACGGAGATCACGGCCCAATGCTCCCCGGTGAGACCGGAGAGAGCTTCATCGGGTCGATCCCGTTTCAG GTGCTGAGCTGGAAGCCGAGGGCGGTTTACTTTCCGGGATTTGCGACGGCGGAGCAATGTGAGAGTGTGATCAGAGCGGCCAAGGCGAAGCTGAGGCCGTCGACGTTAGCTTTGAGGAAAGGAGAGACTGTTGAGAGTACCAAGGGGACCAGAACAAG TTCAGGTACATTTATCAGTGCATCAGAAGACGAGACCGGAGTCCTAGATATTATTGAGCAAAAGATTGCCAGGGCTACAATGTTTCCAAGGGACCATGGAGAG GCATTCAATATATTGCGGTATGAGATTGGCCAGAAGTATGATTCTCATTATGATGCGTTCAACCCAGATGAATATGGCCAACAGCAAAGCCAAAGA TTCGCTTCATTTTTGTTGTATCTATCGGATGTAGAAGAAGGTGGAGAAACAATGTTTCCTTTTGAG AACGGTTCAAATATGGACATTAGATATGATTACAAGAAATGCATTGGTCTAAAAGTTAAGCCAAGACAAGGGGATGGACTTCTATTTTATTCGGTGCTTCCAAATGGCACAATTGATCAG ACATCACTTCATGGAAGCTGCCCAGTGATCAGAGGGGAGAAATGGGTGGCAACAAAATGGATTAGAAATCAAGAAGAGGATTAG
- the LOC101311827 gene encoding uncharacterized protein LOC101311827: MDLGCLDLGCIEVSDKHGATQPSPESLTASSKIGKNKSPKETSVSTLNSLNKFTSQIKKPAHRKSSPLNWFPRKKGDSYLMRKIKMLQEADGMNLTLDETLGDSNPHYSKVLREKMAAREAAQKAMQARKAALVEASWCRILQAARIQRKEAEAELLKVDKAAAEAFEVASSVGVIMYDIPNCTRKPSVETSTINGGKSTTHTVTASFETAFEVDKEVAAAVKVALVTLGNSPSFSKDEFKELLRKISENPDTGEKELTEFSSECESESGSELETVAEKDNANSQDLDCKMQGLEVRQKKSRRQSFGKLNMENIVDMILERLQCLKEEELSSLATIVATCGLNAALAENSKLLGPGSAAETFPRRMSTLGAGKPEYFLDGQIRKKEIKSELPSLDKFLVKHMTKLEKEVQEAKNRRNESKEGTAGNSDRIIDEKASSDKSQIITETVPGLGTILLKHGSKFEKEIKEAKENSRGDFGTLQKNSERNKTSYDAIPSLESVLVKHSSKLEKEVEEAKKNFVRTATVSHKKVGGVSQGRENATEVPSLDQVLVKRVSRLEKEVQEAKNRRENNTRGVRLAHLKIKNVDSYATESKEKVDSCSSEGPEEKENVDLNKNAAENMEKNANAVETNKKAGTEGAEDSLDKIMLKPVHWLEREKRKALAEGNNFEYRTLEKKKGENSITECESLDKVLVKHVSRLEKEKMKMKLGAEEPAEMKRSKAKLHSLVDEAGGLDQILVKHKSRLEREKAAAAQQPEDQTRLSVTRKQARERELQEQWGGLGLGNSMKPHQSKLELDKAAWIKAEQEEKRQAVGFSG, encoded by the exons ATGGACCTCGGCTGCTTGGACTTGGGTTGCATAGAGGTCTCCGACAAGCACGGCGCCACTCAGCCCAGCCCTGAGTCGCTCACGGCGAGCTCCAAGATTGGAAAG AACAAAAGTCCCAAAGAGACGTCTGTATCAACATTGAATTCTCTTAACAAATTCACATCACAGATTAAAAAGCCTGCTCACCGTAAATCTTCTCCTCTCAATTGGTTCCCACGAAAGAAAGGAGACTCCTACTTGATGAGGAAAATCAAAATGCTACAG GAAGCAGATGGCATGAATTTAACTCTTGATGAGACTCTAGGTGATTCAAATCCACATTACTCAAAGGTGCTGAGGGAAAAAATGGCAGCAAGAGAAGCTGCACAAAAGGCAATGCAAGCACGGAAAGCTGCATTGGTGGAAGCATCATGGTGTCGAATACTTCAGGCAGCCAG GATTCAAAGAAAAGAAGCAGAAGCTGAACTGTTGAAAGTGGACAAAGCTGCAGCTGAAGCTTTTGAGGTGGCATCATCCGTGGGAGTTATCATGTATGACATACCAAACTGCACTCGCAAGCCTTCTGTAGAAACATCCACTATAAATGGAGGAAAGTCTACTACCCACACAGTCACAGCATCGTTTGAGACTGCATTTGAGGTGGACAAAGAAGTAGCTGCTGCTGTGAAGGTTGCATTAGTTACACTTGGAAATAGCCCTTCTTTTAGTAAAGATGAGTTTAAAGAACTGCTTCGAAAAATTAGTGAGAATCCTGATACAGGTGAAAAGGAATTGACTGAGTTCAGTTCAGAATGTGAATCAGAATCTGGATCGGAACTTGAAACAGTGGCCGAGAAAGATAATGCCAATTCCCAAGATTTGGATTGTAAGATGCAAGGTCTGGAGGTAAGACAAAAGAAAAGTAGAAGGCAGTCTTTTGGAAAGCTTAATATGGAAAATATAGTGGACATGATTCTTGAGAGGCTTCAATGCTTGAAAGAAGAGGAACTCTCTTCTCTTGCCACTATAGTTGCTACTTGTGGTTTAAATGCTGCCTTGGCTGAAAATAGCAAGCTGCTTGGTCCAGGATCTGCTGCTGAGACATTTCCCCGAAGGATGTCTACTTTAGGAGCAGGGAAACCTGAATACTTCTTAGATGGGCAGATAAGAAAGAAGGAAATCAAATCAGAACTTCCAAGTCTAGACAAGTTTTTGGTTAAGCACATGACTAAGCTTGAAAAAGAAGTGCAAGAAGCCAAGAATAGAAGGAATGAGTCTAAGGAAGGTACTGCGGGAAATTCTGATAGAATCATCGATGAGAAGGCCAGTTCAGATAAAAGCCAAATTATTACAGAGACTGTACCAGGACTGGGAACTATCCTTTTGAAGCATGGTTCGAAGTTTGAGAAGGAGATCAAAGAGGCCAAGGAAAATTCAAGAGGAGATTTTGGAACACTTCAGAAGAACTCAGAGAGAAATAAGACATCATATGACGCCATACCTAGCTTGGAGAGTGTGTTGGTTAAACATTCTTCGAAACTTGAAAAGGAAGTCGAAGAGGCCAAGAAAAATTTTGTGAGAACAGCTACTGTTAGCCATAAGAAAGTGGGAGGGGTTAGTCAGGGAAGAGAAAATGCCACAGAAGTCCCCAGCCTTGATCAGGTCCTGGTGAAACGTGTCTCAAGACTTGAGAAGGAGGTCCAAGAAGCAAAGAACAGAAGGGAAAACAATACTCGAGGAGTCAGGTTGGCACATCTCAAAATCAAGAATGTTGATTCATATGCTACAGAATCAAAGGAGAAGGTCGATTCCTGTTCTAGTGAAGGACCAGAGGAGAAAGAAAATGTTGACTTGAATAAGAATGCTGCAGAAAACATGGAGAAAAATGCTAATGCAGTGGAAACAAATAAGAAAGCTGGAACCGAAGGGGCTGAAGATAGTCTGGACAAGATCATGCTCAAACCAGTGCACTGGTTAGAAAGAGAGAAAAGGAAAGCCTTAGCAGAGGGAAACAATTTTGAATATCGTACACTTGAGAAGAAAAAGGGGGAAAACAGCATTACAGAATGTGAGAGTTTGGACAAAGTTTTGGTAAAACATGTATCCAGGCTGGAGAAAGAGAAGATGAAGATGAAGCTTGGTGCAGAAGAACCTGCTGAAATGAAGAGAAGTAAGGCAAAGCTGCATTCGCTTGTGGATGAAGCAGGTGGTTTGGACCAAATCTTGGTTAAACATAAATCAAGACTTGAGAGAGAAAAGGCCGCTGCTGCTCAACAACCAGAGGATCAGACTAGATTATCTGTGACTCGAAAACAAGCAAGGGAGAGAGAACTACAAGAACAATGGGGAGGTTTAGGCTTGGGAAACTCAATGAAGCCACATCAATCAAAACTTGAACTGGATAAG GCTGCTTGGATTAAAGCTGAACAAGAGGAAAAGCGGCAAGCTGTGGGATTCTCAGGTTGA
- the LOC101312119 gene encoding mediator of RNA polymerase II transcription subunit 28-like — translation MEMPSHWVFLKINFDGSFNPSSRKGGIGFVVHDFEGRMLADGGRPVVDVERHARDFMEAAKKLQLYFIRLQREELPTDAEKLRKEIAAMEEELKVKNDVIKKNERLIQGWKKELKDQLDRHNAELEKV, via the exons ATGGAAATGCCCTCCCATTGGGTTTTTCTTAAAATCAACTTTGATGGCTCCTTCAATCCAAGCTCTAGGAAGGGTGGAATTGGATTTGTAGTTCATGATTTTGAAGGCCGGATGTTGGCAGATGGTGGAAGACCTGTTG TTGATGTCGAGAGACATGCCAGAGATTTTATGGAAGCTGCCAAAAAGCTTCAGCTATATTTCATTCGTCTGCAACGTGAGGAGCTGCCCACGGATGCTGAAAAACTCCGAAAG GAGATTGCAGCGATGGAAGAGGAGTTGAAGGTAAAGAATGACGTTATCAAGAAGAATGAAAGGTTAATCCAAGGGTGGAAAAAGGAGCTGAAAGACCAATTGGACAGACACAACGCTGAGCTCGAGAAAGTATAG
- the LOC101312410 gene encoding protein FAR1-RELATED SEQUENCE 5-like, giving the protein MDSQQSFDDTPIYCPQVKVDLIPIKNQEFQTLQDVETFYKSYAKEARFNVKSSVTEKKNGVIVRKEYVCSKEGTSKVTGKKRNRNQTRENCKARIAVVRRAKIGKYVVTIFVEDHSHPLTSPRRQYLTKIHRKVSAVHKSLSKQLTEVNVPTCTQFDFLRVNSRGLKNIVCLQQDIYNYKRDCHKEVKGHDGDMLYEYFLHEKEKDPSFIFKIEADNENRITRIFWADAISRRSYKFFGDVVIFDTTYNTNTYSLIFAPLVGVNNHGQTIILACAFLNNETTDSFTWFFKEFLKAMSGDAPRMIITDQDPAMTKAISEVLPQTFHRLSDQYILKRWTKSAKSEIVLDDAGVEITDNRDLLARRSQLCQYAVEVIDKIVGNEEASAMFLDSLDSVLEKYTSMMADVRAKGCEKRLKAGKEKGRLKAAKKANGKGRFCHGCKKHDQQHDKRNCPKLKNKDGILIAQTGEDTSDLSTDEEEYSSRGVDQSV; this is encoded by the exons ATGGACTCACAACAGAGTTTCGATGATACTCCTATTTATTGTCCACAAGTGAAGGTTGATCTGATTCCTATAAAGAACCAAGAATTTCAAACACTACAAGATGTTGAGACGTTTTACAAAAGCTATGCAAAAGAAGCAAGGTTTAATGTCAAAAGTTCCGTTACCGAGAAGAAGAATGGCGTGATTGTACGAAAGGAGTATGTGTGCTCTAAAGAAGGAACATCGAAGGTAACAGGAAAGAAAAGAAATCGGAATCAAACAAGAGAAAATTGCAAGGCAAGAATAGCAGTTGTAAGACGTGCCAAGATCGGTAAATATGTTGTCACTATTTTTGTTGAGGATCACAGCCACCCTTTAACTAGCCCACGAAGACAGTATTTGACAAAAATTCACCGTAAGGTTTCTGCAGTTCATAAATCATTATCAAAGCAACTGACTGAAGTCAATGTGCCTACATGTACACAGTTTGACTTTCTTAGAGTAAACTCAAGAGGATTAAAAAACATCGTGTGCTTGCAGCAAGACATTTATAACTACAAAAGGGATTGTCACAAAGAGGTGAAGGGGCATGATGGAGATATGTTGTATGAGTACTTCTTGCATGAGAAAGAAAAAGATCCTTCATTCATTTTCAAAATAGAGGCTGACAACGAGAACAGGATCACTCGTATCTTTTGGGCTGATGCAATTTCTAGACGATCTTACAAGTTTTTTGGTGATGTTGTAATATTTGACACAACTTACAACACCAATACATATTCGTTGATCTTCGCACCTCTGGTAGGAGTAAATAATCATGGACAGACAATAATTTTGGCTTGTGCATTCTTAAACAATGAGACAACTGATTCTTTTACATGGTTCTTTAAAGAATTTTTGAAGGCAATGTCAGGCGATGCTCCGAGGATGATAATTACCGATCAAGATCCAGCAATGACGAAAGCTATCTCTGAAGTACTCCCACAGACATTTCACAG ATTGTCAGATCAATACATCTTAAAGAGGTGGACAAAATCAGCTAAAAGTGAGATAGTTCTTGATGATGCCGGTGTGGAGATAACAGATAACAGAGATTTGCTTGCCAGGCGCAGCCAGTTATGCCAATATGCTGTAGAGGTAATTGATAAAATTGTGGGTAATGAGGAAGCAAGTGCTATGTTTTTAGATTCATTAGATAGTGTTCTGGAGAAATATACTTCCATGATGGCTGATG TAAGGGCTAAAGGATGTGAGAAGAGATTGAAGGCTGGAAAAGAAAAGGGGAGATTAAAAGCTGCAAAGAAGGCGAATGGTAAAGGTAGATTTTGTCATGGATGTAAAAAACATGACCAGCAACATGATAAAAGAAATTGTCCCAAGTTGAAGAATAAAGACGGCATACTCATCGCTCAAACTGG AGAGGATACAAGTGATTTAAGTACAGATGAGGAAGAGTATTCCAGCAGAGGAGTTGATCAGTCCGTGTAG